The sequence below is a genomic window from Helicobacter sp. 'house sparrow 1'.
AGAAATGGAATTGACACATAAAATATTTTTAAAATCTTTATTCCCCATATCATAAGATGCTCTTAATATTCCCTCTGGAGGCTCTTGTTGATAAATTTCACTATAGCATTCATCATTTAGTAGGACAAAATCATACTCTAATGCATTTTGTATCCATTGTTGGAGTTCTTTTTTGGTGAGGGTTGAACCTGTGGGATTATTAGGAGAGTTTAATATTACAAGCTTTACTTCCTCCATCTGTTCTTTTGTAAGGGAGGGTTTAAAATCATTATCTTGATTTAAATCCATTAAAAAAACCTTGGAATTGCTTGCAATACTCGCACCTTCATAAATTTGATAGAATGGATTAGGATAGGCCATAGAGGGATTAGTAGTATTTGCAAGTAAAAATTGTGGAAAGTTAAATAAAACCTCTCTTGTCCCAAGAGTGGGAATAAGCTGATTATTTTCTAGGTTGAGATTATAGCGGTAAGAAAGAAAGTTTTTAATGGATTTATAAAGATACTCTTCACCCTTTGTTGTTGGATAATAGCGTAACAAATCAGTGGAATTTTTCAGTGCATCTTGGATATTTTGAGGTGTTTTAAACTGTGGCTCACCAACTGTCAGCTTAAAGATAGGCTTTTTAGGAATGATATCTTTAATAAGGTTTTGAAGTTTCTCAAAAGGGTAGGGTTGGAACTGCAAAGTAATCTTCCTTAAAGTTTTTTATGGATTATTATATAATTTTTAGGTGTTTTTTACTCTCATTGCTTGATTTTTTTAAAAAGCATTGCTAGAATTACGCTTTATTATTTTATGAAGAAATAAATGCGGGAATAGCTCAGTGGTAGAGCACAACCTTGCCAAGGTTGGGGCCGCGAGTTCGATCCTCGTTTCCCGCTCCATTTAATTTATCACATAAAAAAGCTTTGTTATTGTCGCCCGGGTGGTGGAATTGGTAGACACAAGGGACTTAAAATCCCTCGGATATTGCTTCCGTGCCGGTTCAAGTCCGGCCCCGGGCACCACTATTAGAGAGATGGCGACATAGCCAAGTGGTAAGGCAAGGGCCTGCAAAGCCTTGATTCCTCGGTTCAAATCCGAGTGTCGCCTCCATCGGGAGATGGCTGAGTGGTCGAAAGCGGCGGTCTTGAAAACCGTTGAGGGTCACACCTCCGGGGGTTCGAATCCCTCTCTCCCGGCCACCTATCTCATATTTAACCCCCCCCCCCTTTTTTTTTAATTCTTGTATGTTTTTATGTAGTTGGATTAAAATAGGGTGTTTTGAGCCAACTTCAAACAAAGAAAGGACAACTAGAAATCTCTTGGTTTTTTATTGACTAAAGATTGTCTGGATAAAAATTAGATAAGTTTTAGAATATTAAAAAAGCATAATCATATAAGAGCCTCTAATATTTTTTTAATCCAAGCAAAATGTTCATCTTTTATACATCTTACATCAAGAAGAATTTTATCTTTGAATATTCTACTAATTAGTCCTTGCTCTCTTAAGATCTTATGTAGTTCTTGGGCGCAGATTTTATGATGGTCAAGTAAGATTCCATAAGAATTAAAATCTAAATGAGGCAGACTTCCACCCCCAGCTTTTGATTGGGTTTTAATTACTTCATAGTTGAAAATATTTAATCCTTGTAAATAATCTTTAAGATTATTTGCTCTTTGCAATAATTCCTGAGGCGATTGATTTAGCATTTTTAATGTGGGGATAGTATTATAAGTTTCTAATAGATATGCCAATAGTGTTTCTTGAAGTAATATAAGATTGATCTTATCAATTCTCAAAGCCCTTAGTAGATGATTTTTCTTTAATTGTTCTATCAGTTCCTTTTTTCCAAAAATAATCCCCGCTTGAGGACCTCCTAGTAGCTTATCTCCACTAAAGCTTACAAGCGATGGTTTTAGGCTTGCAATCTCCAATAAAGATGGTTCATCACAATCAACCCCACTAATATATCCACTTCCTATATCATAATAATCAATTAGATTGTTTTGTTTTGCAAGCTGATGGATTTGTTGGTACTCTACACTAGAAACAAAACCAATTTGGCTAAAATTGCTTTGATGCACCTTTAAAATCATTGAAGTATTTTCATTAATCGCATCCTGATAATCTCTCAGGTGGGTTTTATTTGTAGTTCCTATCTCGTGCAAAATACCCCCAGATTGTTTAATAACTTCTGGGATTCTAAAACTACCCCCTATTTCTACAAGTTCACCTCTAGATAAAATCACTTCTTTATCTTTTGCAAATGTATTGATAATAAGCATTACAGCAGCTGCATTATTATTGACAACAAGTGCGTCTTGGCAATCAAAAAGTGTGCAAATGATATTTTTAAGATGGTGATAACGCTCTCCCCTCTTTCCTTCTATGAGGTCATACTCAAGATTGTTGTACTCACTTAAAAGAGGTATTATTTTTGCAAGCATATCTTGAGAAAAAATACTGCGACCAAGATTTGTTTGTATGACCACACCAGATGCATTAATGAGTGGTTTTATGGTTGGAGATATAAGTTCTAAATATTTTGTTTTAATTTGTTCTATGACTTGTTCTGTGTCTAGTGGTTGTAAAATTTTTTGTTCTAAAATATCATTTCGCAGGCCTTGGATAATATTTTGAGCTACTTTTTTAAGCAAGGTTTTGTTAAAACCATCAAAAGCGGGATGAGTGAGTATTTTATCTATTTTTGGTAGCGAAGAGAGTAGGTTTTGTGTGCACATCTTTTGCCTTTAAGATCATAAAAATAAAGGCTATTTTATGATTTTAAAGTTAAGATATTTTTATTTTTAGATAATTTTTAGCTTAGAAAGAGTACAAAAAAGTCTAATAATACCCTTATCTTTTTCAATTTGAGCTAATTTAGACTAAAGTAAAATTCTATAAATTTTTTAATTAAGTGGTGTTGAAAAATTAATACTTTTGTGCAAAATTACCTTTATTAAAGGGGGATAGATAAGGCTAGTAGGCTTATAATAGGGATAAATTTTACAAAAACTAGTCAAAGTAAAAAGAGTGTATAATTTGAATTATGAGAAAAAATTTATTATAATACCCACCACCCTATAAGGGGGGCAAGTGTGCTGGTGTGCACCTTGGGCTTCAAACCCAAAGAATGGCTAGGTGTCTAGCTGTTGAGGAGTTCGATTCTTCTGCCCTCTCGCTAAACTTATAGCTTAGATTTTATACTCTGGATTGCCTCATAGCCTTGATTGATTCCAACTGCAATAGAAGCGCCATTCTTTGAAAGAATATCTCCAGCGACAAATATATTTTTAACTGAACTCTCTAAATTGTTTGTAAGAGGAATGCCTGCATCATCAAGCTCTAAACCACATTTTTTTAAGAAATCAATAGGAGCGGCACCACCAATTGCATAAACAATCTTATCGAATGTTTCGGAGCTACCATCATCAAAAAATACTTGAGGTTTTGATTGATTATCTTCAAGTTTTTCTATATTAATACCCAATTTTGTTTTTAATTGGTTTTGCATCGCTTGCTTAAGATTCTCTGCATTGATTTCATTGATTCTTGCAAATTCTTTGCGTCTATAATTGAGTGTTGTGTCAGTGATTTCAGTAAGATATGTTGCATATTCTACTGCTGAATTTCCTCCTCCAACTACAAGAACTTTTTCTCCTGCTTGGATGGTGTTGATATTATAAGCCACCTTTTTTAGCAAAGTTGGAGGAATTTTATAATCTGGCTTATTTGGTTGCCCCATTTTGCCTATAGCAATTACAACGAATTTGGATTGAAAAACTTCATTATTTGTAGTATGGATCTCAAAAATACCATCTACCTGAGTAATTTTTTCAATATCTGTGCCATACTTTGGATTGAGATCATATTTTTCAATGAGATGATCAAATAACTCAAGAGTGCTTTCTTTGCTTCCATCGCTAAAAGATATATTGCCCTTAAGATCTGTGACATGCCCTTTGTAGTCTTTATCTACACGCTTGCCATCTTTATAAAATTTTCTTATTGTATTTGAGTGTTCTTGTGTTTTTTCAAATAAAATAATTTCAGAGATACCTGCTATTTTAGCTTCTGCAGCAGCGCTAATTCCTGCAGGTCCAGCCCCTATAATTGCAATATCATAAACTTTTTTCATCAAATCTTTCCTTTTTTAGTTTTTCCTTTTTTCTTTGTTGTGTTATTGCTTGATTGAGATCCTCAGGACTATCAAATAAAACTCCTTGCGTGATTTTCTTTTCATCATCAAATTGCCCAGTCTTAAGGCCCCATAAAAAGGCAATACAACCAAACAACCCAATTAAGATAGATGTAAATAGCATCACAATTAAAAGTGTTGTATTCATATTATCTCAAAAAAAGGTAAAAATTTCTCTATACTAAGCCCTCTGGCAGTAGATAAAAGCCCTTTTCCTTGAATAATGTATTTTTGATGAAATCCTTCTAGCATAATACCTCCAGCCTTATTTTTCCAAAGATTAGATTCTAAATAATGTTCTTTATCTAAAGAATCAAAAAATTTAAAGCTAAAGCTAGCACAAGAGACATCATAAAGTTCAATCTTACTAGATTTAAAAATCTGCGCAGTGATGATTTTTACCTCATTGCCACTTTGATTGGTTAGCATATCTCTAGCTTCTTGTATATTTTTTGGCTTTCTTTGAAGAATATTATTTACACTCACTACGCTATCAGCTACTAGAATTGGAAGGTTGGTCCCAAATTTTTGCAAAGCTTTAAAAAATTTTCCTTTGCAGGCTTCAAAAGCAAAGGTCTTGGGACAAGTAGTTTTGATTGTCTCTTCATCAAAATCTACGCTTTTTTGCACAAAATCAACACAAAATTCTTCAAGAATTACTTTGCGACTCTGTGAAGATGATGCAAGAATAATCATTGGATTTTATCTATAATAAATTTTTTTGCAGAGTCTAAGGCTTCTTTGATTTTTGAGGAATCTTTGCCTCCAGCGGTTGCAAAATCCGATCTTCCACCACCATTACCCCCAAGTATTTGTGCTACAACCTTAACCCATTCATTTGCCTTAATGGTGTTGTTTTTTGTTCCTGCTACAATCTGTAGTTTTTGAGAATCAATCAGTAAAATCGCAATATTTTCATACTTATTTTTTTGCTCATCAACAATTTGTTTTAAATCACCCCCTTGAAGGCTTTGCACAATAAGAGTGGTTTCATTGATTGTTTGTATTTGCAAATCAACTTGTGATTGTTTAAAGGCTAGCTGTTTTTCTAGCTCTTTAATTTTGTCTTTT
It includes:
- the maf gene encoding septum formation inhibitor Maf yields the protein MIILASSSQSRKVILEEFCVDFVQKSVDFDEETIKTTCPKTFAFEACKGKFFKALQKFGTNLPILVADSVVSVNNILQRKPKNIQEARDMLTNQSGNEVKIITAQIFKSSKIELYDVSCASFSFKFFDSLDKEHYLESNLWKNKAGGIMLEGFHQKYIIQGKGLLSTARGLSIEKFLPFFEII
- the selA gene encoding L-seryl-tRNA(Sec) selenium transferase, yielding MCTQNLLSSLPKIDKILTHPAFDGFNKTLLKKVAQNIIQGLRNDILEQKILQPLDTEQVIEQIKTKYLELISPTIKPLINASGVVIQTNLGRSIFSQDMLAKIIPLLSEYNNLEYDLIEGKRGERYHHLKNIICTLFDCQDALVVNNNAAAVMLIINTFAKDKEVILSRGELVEIGGSFRIPEVIKQSGGILHEIGTTNKTHLRDYQDAINENTSMILKVHQSNFSQIGFVSSVEYQQIHQLAKQNNLIDYYDIGSGYISGVDCDEPSLLEIASLKPSLVSFSGDKLLGGPQAGIIFGKKELIEQLKKNHLLRALRIDKINLILLQETLLAYLLETYNTIPTLKMLNQSPQELLQRANNLKDYLQGLNIFNYEVIKTQSKAGGGSLPHLDFNSYGILLDHHKICAQELHKILREQGLISRIFKDKILLDVRCIKDEHFAWIKKILEALI
- the ccoS gene encoding cbb3-type cytochrome oxidase assembly protein CcoS, with translation MNTTLLIVMLFTSILIGLFGCIAFLWGLKTGQFDDEKKITQGVLFDSPEDLNQAITQQRKKEKLKKERFDEKSL
- a CDS encoding succinyldiaminopimelate transaminase; this translates as MQFQPYPFEKLQNLIKDIIPKKPIFKLTVGEPQFKTPQNIQDALKNSTDLLRYYPTTKGEEYLYKSIKNFLSYRYNLNLENNQLIPTLGTREVLFNFPQFLLANTTNPSMAYPNPFYQIYEGASIASNSKVFLMDLNQDNDFKPSLTKEQMEEVKLVILNSPNNPTGSTLTKKELQQWIQNALEYDFVLLNDECYSEIYQQEPPEGILRASYDMGNKDFKNILCVNSISKRLSAPSLRSGFIAGDSNILKPYLTYRTYLGVAIPSPLQKTASMAWESHTQAKQIQMQYAKNLALAKKIFPETKIYPFSFYVWLYVGDEIEFCKKLYEEEGILVLPGSFLGRNNAGKGYVRIALVYETPILEPILKTIARFLKKG
- a CDS encoding NAD(P)-binding domain-containing protein, which translates into the protein MKKVYDIAIIGAGPAGISAAAEAKIAGISEIILFEKTQEHSNTIRKFYKDGKRVDKDYKGHVTDLKGNISFSDGSKESTLELFDHLIEKYDLNPKYGTDIEKITQVDGIFEIHTTNNEVFQSKFVVIAIGKMGQPNKPDYKIPPTLLKKVAYNINTIQAGEKVLVVGGGNSAVEYATYLTEITDTTLNYRRKEFARINEINAENLKQAMQNQLKTKLGINIEKLEDNQSKPQVFFDDGSSETFDKIVYAIGGAAPIDFLKKCGLELDDAGIPLTNNLESSVKNIFVAGDILSKNGASIAVGINQGYEAIQSIKSKL